CACCAGCGGCTACGCCACCGACGTGCGCGACGTCGTCGGCCAGGGCGTGTTCGAGGAAGACTCTGACCAGATGGTGATGGTGCGCGACATCGAGATGTACTCGCTGTGCGAGCACCATCTCCTCCCCTTCTTCGGCACGGTGCACGTGGCCTACGTGCCCGACGGCAAGATCATCGGGCTGAGCAAGCTGCCGCGCATCGTGGAGGTGTTCGCGCGGCGGCTGCAGGTGCAGGAGCGGCTGACGCAGCAGATCGCCGACGCCATCTGCGACGTGCTGCAGCCGCGCGGCGTGGGCGTGGTGATCGAGGCCGCGCACCTGTGCATGATGATGCGCGGGGTGGAGAAGCAGAACTCGTCCACCATCACCAGCGCGCTCCGTGGCGTGTTCCGCGACGACGCCCGCACCCGCGAGGAGTTCCTGCGCCTGGCGCACCGGTAGCATCATCCCCCTGAGGGATTCCGCTTCGTCGAAGATCGAGGGCCGGCGCGCGCGCCGGCCCTCGCCGTATCCCCGATATGCGCGCGTGTGGGCCGTCGGGACGTCCGGCGCCGTACCACGCGGGCCAAGAAGCTCCAAGCGGGTCACCCGCGAGACCCCGGGGAGGGCACCGCGATTGCGTGCGATACAGTCCGGGCGGCGCCTTCCGCGCCGAGGCCGGACACGGGGACAGGACTGGACGGATGCGGCGGCGCGTTGCGGCGGCGTTGGCGGCGGGGTGCATCATCGGCGCGGCGGCCGGCCTGGGCGCGTTCACCTTCGTCTACGCGCGGGGCGCGTCGTACCTGACCAACGATCCCGGCGCCTGCGCCAACTGCCACGTGATGCGCGAGCATTTCTCCGCGTGGCAGCGCTCCAGCCATCACAACGTCGCTGTGTGCAACGACTGCCACGCGCCGCACAACCTCGCGGGGAAGTACTACACCAAGGGGCTGAACGGCTTCTGGCACTCGTTCTACTTCACCTCGGGCACCTACCCGTATCCCCTGCGGATGACCGCGCGCAACCGCCGGGTGACCGAGGGCGCCTGCCGCCACTGCCACGAGGAGATCACCGACGCCATCGAGCACGGGGCGGGCGGCCGCGCGCCCGACGGCGTCGGCGGCACCGAAGAGCGGCTGGCGTGCACGCGCTGCCATAGCGACGTGGGCCACTGGGTCCGCTGACGGGCCGCCGATCTCCCACCCGATCCGGGGCATGACCATGACCGATCCGCCGCCTCCCGCTCCCGGTCCCGCGCCGCGCCGCTCGCGCTTCGCGTCCGGCCGCTGGATCGTGCTGGCCGCCGTGGCCGCCGGCCTGCTGACCGTCGGCCTGGCCGCGCTCCTGACCAACATCTTCCAGCGCAAGCAGGAGGCGCGGAACCCGTTCTACCGCGTGGTGGAGCTGAACGACACCATCACCGACCCGGCGGTGTGGGGAAAGAACTTC
This genomic stretch from Longimicrobium sp. harbors:
- the nrfH gene encoding cytochrome c nitrite reductase small subunit — translated: MRRRVAAALAAGCIIGAAAGLGAFTFVYARGASYLTNDPGACANCHVMREHFSAWQRSSHHNVAVCNDCHAPHNLAGKYYTKGLNGFWHSFYFTSGTYPYPLRMTARNRRVTEGACRHCHEEITDAIEHGAGGRAPDGVGGTEERLACTRCHSDVGHWVR
- the folE gene encoding GTP cyclohydrolase I FolE, with translation MAIGTGAAERLDEGDELRVRRIHHADAAQDELAALVRRQLGLLGEDADREGLLRTPERVAKSLAALTSGYATDVRDVVGQGVFEEDSDQMVMVRDIEMYSLCEHHLLPFFGTVHVAYVPDGKIIGLSKLPRIVEVFARRLQVQERLTQQIADAICDVLQPRGVGVVIEAAHLCMMMRGVEKQNSSTITSALRGVFRDDARTREEFLRLAHR